One genomic segment of Huiozyma naganishii CBS 8797 chromosome 8, complete genome includes these proteins:
- the MSN4 gene encoding stress-responsive transcriptional activator MSN4 (similar to Saccharomyces cerevisiae MSN4 (YKL062W) and MSN2 (YMR037C); ancestral locus Anc_2.598), giving the protein MLSTASTVRGLESAQFPNISLDTAIESANMAQSGEEAGGTADVSNNARLNFDNTTATDKPAVATPDLNYYLNYSVESPAAATDSSTTPVSVSNSKKLAPNTDSSETNTHSQRDNSSSNNSDNVLASPAMSSPSISSSTTKLNTANSSLANISKLNFRFNYINNNINSLTADDLQELSSPTAMTDLLEMLDSKEIERQSQRIPQQQQQQQLISPHQLVNNRLSTKHNSFLDNNRNSIADIPDQSALDEVLDDFVSNEFDSNDLLFGNSLSETVTDDQFPSLTDTRNSISHNVDFWNMSEVPQARDNSKTDKQATGQGDGDGDGDGDVNAKRDSIVTLNNELSQVLNDYNMNFNEGESTAPTNTERSPIGDAVLRSPRNSYSALRQRSSLPTISSNALFNNLYEGAGGLPSEGTSNGNSAENALFSDTEESDEDKFNLGNSLMTDPIAETTTTQEGKFIKPSMMLADTNTVAAELAMKGISKFETFPTIDPQPYAHPTKIEKRRSISNMPSFNMSGTSGSLVSSSSSSLAGARRKSTIGVIRTPSMSQDSLNLAATLVSLEDKPFKCGQCVKAFKRSEHLKRHVRSVHSNDRPFACTLCEKKFSRSDNLSQHLKTHKKHGDF; this is encoded by the coding sequence ATGCTGTCAACAGCTTCTACAGTGAGAGGGTTGGAGAGTGCTCAATTCCCAAATATAAGCCTGGATACGGCGATTGAAAGTGCAAATATGGCCCAAAGTGGCGAGGAGGCAGGCGGCACAGCAGATGTGTCTAACAATGCTCGTTTGAACTTCGATAACACAACGGCGACAGATAAACCAGCAGTGGCTACTCCAGATCTCAATTACTACTTGAATTACTCAGTGGAGTCCCCCGCAGCGGCAACGGACTCGAGTACCACGCCGGTGAGTGTTTCGAACAGCAAGAAACTGGCTCCAAATACGGACAGTTCGGAAACAAATACCCATTCGCAACGTGAtaacagcagcagcaacaactcCGATAACGTACTCGCGAGTCCAGCAATGTCGTCCCCATCGATATCGTCGTCGACCACAAAGCTCAACACGGCAAACAGCAGTCTTGCCAACATATCGAAGCTGAATTTCAGGTTCAACtatatcaacaacaatatCAACTCGCTCACCGCGGATGATCTCCAGGAACTGTCTAGCCCAACGGCAATGACTGACCTCCTCGAAATGCTGGACTCCAAGGAGATAGAGAGACAATCGCAAAGAATACcccagcaacaacaacaacaacaactgaTATCCCCGCACCAGTTGGTAAACAACAGGCTCTCCACGAAACACAACTCGTTCTTGGATAACAACCGCAACAGTATAGCAGATATCCCAGACCAGTCCGCCCTAGATGAGGTGCTCGACGATTTTGTGTCCAACGAGTTCGACTCCAACGACCTCCTCTTCGGGAACAGCCTCAGCGAAACAGTCACCGATGACCAGTTCCCCTCGCTGACCGACACGAGGAATTCCATTTCCCACAACGTCGATTTCTGGAACATGTCAGAGGTCCCGCAGGCAAGGGACAACTCCAAGACAGACAAACAGGCCACGGGGCAaggtgacggtgacggtgacggtgacggtgacgtgAACGCGAAGAGAGACAGTATCGTcactttgaacaacgaACTGTCGCAAGTGTTGAACGACTACAATATGAACTTCAACGAGGGTGAGTCAACGGCACCCACAAACACGGAAAGGTCACCCATAGGGGACGCAGTGCTGAGGTCCCCCAGAAATAGTTACTCTGCCCTGCGGCAGCGGTCGTCGCTGCCCACGATATCAAGCAACGCACTGTTCAATAACCTGTATGAGGGTGCCGGCGGGTTGCCCTCGGAGGGCACCAGTAACGGGAACAGTGCAGAGAACGCGCTGTTTTCAGATACCGAGGAGAGCGACGAGGACAAGTTCAATCTCGGGAACTCGTTAATGACGGACCCAATCGCGGAGACGACGACCACACAGGAGGGGAAGTTCATCAAACCTTCGATGATGCTAGCCGATACAAACACCGTCGCCGCTGAGCTCGCTATGAAGGGAATCTCCAAGTTTGAGACGTTCCCAACAATAGACCCGCAGCCGTACGCGCACCCTACGAAGATCGAGAAGAGAAGATCGATATCGAATATGCCCTCTTTCAACATGTCCGGCACCTCGGGCTCCCTAGTctcatcgtcctcgtcgtcactCGCGGGCGCGAGGAGGAAATCCACAATTGGCGTCATACGAACCCCCTCGATGTCGCAGGACTCGCTGAACCTCGCTGCCACGCTGGTATCCCTGGAGGACAAACCTTTCAAGTGTGGGCAGTGTGTCAAGGCGTTCAAAAGAAGCGAACACCTGAAGCGGCACGTGAGGTCCGTCCACTCTAACGATAGACCTTTCGCTTGCACGTTATGCGAGAAAAAATTTAGCAGAAGCGACAACTTATCTCAGCACTTGAAAACGCACAAGAAACATGGCGATTTTTAG
- the ARP9 gene encoding Arp9p (similar to Saccharomyces cerevisiae ARP9 (YMR033W); ancestral locus Anc_2.593), whose amino-acid sequence MAPFRLDSILIVYPESATTLVQFGLNDEAFTVPELEIPTRIYKEVGSDKKNKYFSEPTETSVEVSPIKDGLIADLPAFLQFLKLVYGSILAKQSVNNPSAFEFQLANIPLLLLTSHKWSQIQCERITQFVFEHLQMSSLFLLSSALATTYALVSQPNSIIIDIGTSYTDIVPVIDYTALAYIGSRLKMGGDRINQTLKKLLPHLSDEDIEILKKSHIFEVVNDDMKKFHKILDTAGEDGVEDEEEGSLNVVDLVTSGRDPREVLEERERMKNEKKKNVPNSEMETNSFWDSQGNEVTIGKQRFQGCDELIAKISERTGAVMNNIPDVAKAQIAWENIIITGATSSIQGFKEGLIAKLVKDHLVIEPEEEKNSREQAALEALPAYKRSKNKFMDTSVVPTLEYSQIPTVIKLSKYPEYFPNWKKHGYADISFLGAQIVAKQIFTHSRDVNYISKSKYDETGPSCLWDIAV is encoded by the coding sequence ATGGCTCCATTCAGATTAGACTCCATTCTGATAGTGTATCCCGAGTCTGCTACGACGCTGGTTCAATTTGGGCTGAACGACGAGGCGTTTACTGTGCCCGAATTAGAGATTCCAACGAGAATATATAAGGAAGTGGGCAGTGACAAAAAGAATAAGTACTTTTCTGAGCCGACGGAGACATCTGTCGAGGTGTCTCCGATAAAAGATGGGCTGATTGCCGACCTTCCTGCGTTTttgcagtttttgaaactggTTTACGGATCGATCCTGGCCAAGCAGTCGGTGAATAACCCAAGCGCTTTTGAGTTTCAACTGGCGAACATCCccctgttgttgctgaCAAGCCACAAATGGTCTCAGATCCAATGCGAAAGGATCACGCAGTTTGTATTCGAGCATTTGCAAATGAGCAGTTTGTTTCTGCTGTCGTCTGCCCTCGCAACCACGTACGCCTTGGTATCGCAGCCGAACTCTATCATCATTGATATTGGGACCAGCTACACCGATATTGTCCCTGTGATAGACTACACGGCATTGGCCTACATTGGGAGTAGATTGAAAATGGGAGGGGACCGTATAAACCAAACACTCAAGAAACTACTTCCTCACCTGTCAGACGAGGACATCGAAATCCTTAAAAAATCGCACATCTTCGAAGTAGTCAACGACGACATGAAAAAGTTCCACAAGATTTTGGATACTGCCGGTGAAGATGGTGTcgaggatgaagaagaaggctCATTGAATGTAGTGGATCTTGTTACCTCCGGCCGTGATCCCAGAGAAGTTTTAGAGGAGAGAGAAAGAATGAAAaatgagaagaagaagaacgtcCCCAATTCAGAGATGGAGACCAACTCGTTTTGGGATTCCCAGGGGAACGAGGTCACGATTGGTAAGCAAAGGTTTCAGGGCTGTGACGAGCTGATCGCAAAGATATCCGAGAGAACAGGTGCCGTCATGAACAACATACCAGACGTTGCAAAGGCACAAATTGCCTGGGAAAATATAATCATCACAGGTGCGACCAGCTCCATCCAGGGGTTTAAAGAGGGGTTGATTGCCAAATTGGTGAAAGATCATCTAGTCATTGAAcctgaagaggagaagaatTCACGAGAGCAAGCCGCGTTGGAAGCACTTCCCGCTTACAAAAGAAGTAAGAATAAATTTATGGACACCTCCGTTGTTCCAACATTGGAGTACTCGCAAATTCCTACCGTAAtcaaactttcaaagtacCCTGAATATTTCCCTAATTGGAAGAAACACGGCTACGCTGACATTTCGTTTCTCGGCGCCCAAATTGTCGCTAAGCAGATATTTACTCATTCAAGAGATGTCAACTATATCTCGAAAAGTAAATATGATGAGACTGGACCCTCATGTTTGTGGGATATTGCAGTTTAA
- the KNAG0H00530 gene encoding uncharacterized protein (similar to Saccharomyces cerevisiae YKL063C; ancestral locus Anc_2.599), with protein sequence MQGGVRRKKDMLPRYKNGSRYDKRRSWLTTPMKKVVIYCLLLLGVFLVLRVGYSDLNRMPDYELEHDENSMQEIADEIRKNKQRQGQPANLNGGGAVVASAQQQQQENDIKRKIIKENFNNEVAKQQETKNLEKNDIKPHVDEKKLVKQPIGAKITSRLI encoded by the coding sequence ATGCAGGGCGGTGTTaggaggaagaaagatATGCTCCCACGGTACAAGAACGGGTCGCGGTACGACAAGAGGCGTTCGTGGTTGACCACCCCGATGAAGAAAGTCGTCATCTACTGTCTGCTGTTGCTAGGTGTGTTCCTCGTCCTGAGGGTAGGGTATTCGGATCTCAACAGAATGCCCGATTACGAGTTGGAACACGATGAAAACTCGATGCAAGAGATCGCGGATGAGATAAGAAAGAATAAGCAACGGCAGGGACAGCCGGCAAACCTTaacggtggtggtgccgtGGTCGCTTCAgcgcaacaacagcaacaggagAATGACATTAAGAGGAAAATTATTAAGGAAAATTTTAATAACGAGGTCGCTAAACAACAGGAGACCAAGAATTTAGAGAAAAATGATATAAAGCCACATGTCGACGAGAAAAAATTGGTGAAACAGCCAATCGGTGCAAAAATTACCTCTAGATTGATATGA
- the MNR2 gene encoding putative Mg(2+) transporter MNR2 (similar to Saccharomyces cerevisiae MNR2 (YKL064W); ancestral locus Anc_2.601) has protein sequence MDRLNRERVPLLASNRDRRAGHKRVSSATNLERDHHDAATDFDNADSWGILHESDTEYDLERGDGVFGLHRHRGDNSMQDLANSVNTRNHAFIDHRPTGSGNGDPYLSNGKLVTPKLRRKSSVRSVKPYTKQQPKSGKSKRGSKRASRAAGTTGTDDDVVIDVDALLQHVQKNTTGVASTTDSRQDNRGNVLPATLRDDAAFAAERDSQRASTSSKSTSTSFSDENEYNSRPSSRNSSSNSSLDDVCLVEENDIVEKVWPDVAVLEEFSREEIERLRRQALEDAEQFHFHYDDTEEDDTQSSLSNRHNRGNDKSQNGIFFSHPIVTNIDVPELGNKKINEAEHLEKLGRLRPKKITPWHLMQRPHANAQLNSSFGKNSTIMGTTNGGTIDGSEGNTAMRDNFLVGRNIQYPHHIISNNPEHFRFAYFRMDLDSTVHSPTISGLLQPGQKFDDLFVSSVYAPHAHNQDWLDERSDTPNKLTSPSPPHYHNSGILTATGPSSTTLPQLQQQQQQQQQTGPLQSILGKNASTLSRTVSNGAMMMTAADSVPPFWLDVVNPTEEEMKVLSKAFGIHPLTTEDIFLGEVREKVELFKDYYLICFRSFDIVAERHTRKKKDGGNNSKLETINESHTNGTNGDDASSNMGAPSRWLKNIFKKNRRRSSTYSTNTTDYGSMTKRRRQSIMKKKEEKEKFKRKSGDRHKPRAGELEPLNVYIIVFRTGVLTFHFAPTPHPINVRRRARLLKDYLNVTADWIAYALIDDITDAFGPMIELIEDEVYDIEDAILKMNHNGNSSDSDSSDSDSSSDSDSSDSSRDSVRLYDRRSRRTAFSDRSGATPTRSSRTRSFTSSNSSRSSRSSDMSTFNVNLIGWKKKGDMLRRIGECRKRVMSILRLLGAKADVIKGFAKRYNGQWDSVPQAEIGMYLDDIQDHIITMVSSLNHYEKLLSRSHSNYLAQINIDMTKVNNDMNDVLGKITILGTIVLPMNVVTGLWGMNVLVPGQFNESLQWFFGILSCMVVLAYIGYVYTKKRFGF, from the coding sequence ATGGATCGATTGAACAGGGAACGCGTGCCGCTGCTGGCGAGTAACAGGGACCGACGTGCCGGCCACAAACGGGTGTCGTCCGCGACAAACCTGGAGAGGGACCACCACGATGCAGCTACAGACTTCGATAACGCAGACTCTTGGGGGATCCTGCACGAGTCTGACACAGAGTACGACCTGGAGCGCGGCGATGGGGTGTTCGGGTTGCACAGACACAGGGGGGACAACAGCATGCAGGACCTTGCGAACTCGGTGAACACCAGAAACCACGCGTTTATAGACCACAGGCCCACGGGCAGCGGGAACGGCGACCCGTATCTCTCCAACGGCAAACTGGTGACCCCGAAACTGCGCAGGAAGTCCAGTGTGCGGTCCGTGAAACCGTACACCAAACAACAACCCAAGAGTGGGAAGTCCAAGAGGGGAAGCAAGCGTGCCTCCCGTGCCGCTGGAACCACGGGGACAGATGATGACGTTGTCATCGACGTCGATGCTTTGCTCCAGCACGTTCAGAAAAACACCACAGGTGTAGCATCAACAACGGACAGTCGCCAGGATAACCGCGGCAATGTGCTCCCTGCAACTCTGCGGGACGACGCGGCCTTTGCCGCCGAGAGGGACTCACAGCGAGCGAgcacttcttcaaaatcgaCATCCACCTCGTTCTCAGATGAGAATGAGTACAACTCTAGACCGTCGTCGAGGAACTCGTCCTCGAACTCATCACTTGACGACGTGTGTCTCgtggaggagaacgacATCGTCGAAAAAGTTTGGCCAGACGTCGCGGTACTAGAAGAGTTCTCAAGGGAGGAAATAGAAAGACTCAGACGGCAGGCCCTCGAGGATGCAGAACAGTTCCATTTCCACTACGACGAcacagaggaggacgacaCGCAGTCGTCGCTGTCCAATAGGCACAACAGGGGCAACGACAAGTCCCAGAATGGAATTTTCTTCTCACACCCGATAGTGACCAATATCGACGTACCTGAATTggggaacaagaagatcaacgaggCAGAACACTTGGAAAAACTGGGGAGACTGAGACCGAAAAAGATTACGCCATGGCATTTGATGCAAAGACCACACGCCAATGCACAACTAAACTCGAGTTTCGGCAAGAACTCGACTATCATGGGTACGACCAACGGCGGGACCATCGATGGCAGCGAGGGGAACACGGCCATGAGGGACAATTTTCTTGTCGGCAGAAACATCCAGTACCCGCACCACATTATTTCGAACAATCCTGAACATTTCAGATTCGCCTACTTTAGAATGGATCTGGATTCTACTGTGCATTCTCCGACAATCTCAGGACTGTTGCAGCCGGGACAGAAGTTCGATGATCTGTTTGTGAGCTCCGTCTATGCGCCACACGCACACAACCAGGACTGGCTCGACGAGAGGAGCGACACCCCGAATAAACTCACATCTCCATCCCCGCCACATTACCACAACAGCGGGATCTTAACCGCCACTGGTCCTTCCTCGACAACGCTGCCCCAAttacaacagcagcagcaacaacaacagcagacaGGCCCCTTACAAAGCATCCTGGGTAAAAACGCGTCGACGTTATCAAGGACGGTAAGCAACGGTGCAATGATGATGACCGCAGCAGATAGCGTTCCGCCCTTCTGGCTAGATGTTGTAAACCCAACGGAGGAGGAGATGAAAGTGTTGAGTAAAGCATTCGGAATCCATCCCTTGACGACGGAGGACATTTTCCTAGGGGAGGTCCGCGAAAAGGtcgaactgttcaaagactACTACCTGATTTGTTTCAGAAGTTTCGACATTGTGGCCGAGAGGCACacgaggaagaagaaggatggCGGGAACAATTCCAAATTGGAGACGATAAATGAGTCGCACACCAATGGTACGAACGGCGATGATGCCTCCTCAAACATGGGGGCACCATCTCGTTGGTTAAAGAATATATttaaaaagaacagaagaaggTCGTCGACGTACTCAACGAACACGACCGACTACGGGTCAATGACAAAGAGGCGGCGGCAGAGTATtatgaagaagaaagaggagaaggaaaagttCAAGAGGAAGTCAGGGGACAGACACAAGCCACGAGCCGGTGAGTTAGAGCCCTTGAATGTTTACATTATTGTGTTCCGGACTGGTGTCCTGACTTTCCATTTTGCTCCTACCCCACACCCTATCAACGTCAGGCGGAGGGCCCGTTTGTTGAAGGATTATCTAAACGTCACTGCGGATTGGATCGCCTACGCTTTGATCGATGATATAACAGACGCGTTTGGTCCCATGATTGAATTGATCGAGGACGAGGTTTACGACATAGAGGACGCaatcttgaagatgaaccATAACGGCAATTCGTCTGATTCTGACTCTAGTGATTCCGATTCTAGTTCCGACAGCGATAGCAGCGATTCTTCGCGTGATTCGGTGAGACTGTACGACAGGAGGTCTAGACGTACTGCGTTCTCTGACCGTTCTGGGGCGACTCCGACGAGGTCCTCACGGACGCGTAGTTTCACAAGTTCGAATTCGTCGCGCAGTAGTAGGTCCTCGGATATGTCTACCTTCAATGTGAACCTAATTGggtggaagaagaaaggtgATATGTTGAGACGGATTGGTGAGTGTCGTAAGCGAGTGATGAGTATTTTGAGGCTTCTTGGCGCCAAGGCTGATGTGATTAAAGGTTTTGCGAAACGGTACAATGGGCAATGGGATTCTGTGCCACAAGCTGAGATTGGGATGTACTTGGACGATATTCAAGATCATATCATTACGATGGTTTCCTCGTTGAATCACTACGAGAAGTTACTGAGTAGATCGCATTCGAACTACTTGGCGCAGATCAACATTGATATGACCAAAGTGAACAACGACATGAACGATGTGTTGGGCAAGATTACGATCCTTGGTACGATTGTGTTACCGATGAACGTTGTTACTGGTCTGTGGGGGATGAATGTTCTAGTTCCAGGTCAATTCAACGAATCCTTGCAGTGGTTCTTCGGGATCCTGTCCTGCATGGTTGTACTGGCATACATTGGGTACGTGTACACTAAGAAGAGGTTTGGATTTTGA
- the ELM1 gene encoding serine/threonine protein kinase ELM1 (similar to Saccharomyces cerevisiae ELM1 (YKL048C); ancestral locus Anc_2.597): MFNQSTRKSRIPTLLGDSPFQCTDLPLDFDYKQHVKSYNDVINLNNARIQSSTRGYIHKENVASNYKIAKKIGKGQFGVVYKAHDLRKGGVVALKKMNKRGNEMSMFGMNQILRQIEFWNSLQWFGPLVGDEVTMLINLFKIRWEIFIMSKLIKNRYFIQFIECIDQPETPDVWMVLEWCNLGELQWKREKANSLLPQWVQFLPHVTSVQEVTIACIEDLSKALKFLKKNGIVHRDVKPSNILLDGNTQTFKLTDFGCSVLSPTMAEFDVAAVSSEFIQDAFHRELYKIVGTPAFIPPELCNFTNGNKNGEEAIDGFKIDIWALGVTLYCLLFNEVPFFGENEFSTYNKIVTESLLDRLDGSSLTDLVVRRLLDKDPNTRIDIEELLPQVEIARKSVSKTLKGRGRNKNGSLKKMWKKVWKGKSSNPTSAPKNTISTANEDITIVESFDSLPSVRSSSFEGDLEDEPTQIVNLIKFDSHELHHRHREDQEHQIVNDDRSRALDRRTTYVSDNSIDVPTPIKKLIRIKGTPEKSEGYTDHASATPTKKNHNQTCLPESRNIIDFKHFTDTNVGQSSDSFKDYLHFVDEI; this comes from the coding sequence ATGTTCAATCAGTCTACGAGGAAATCCAGGATACCCACCCTGCTTGGAGATTCACCCTTCCAATGCACGGACCTACCTCTCGATTTCGACTACAAACAGCACGTGAAATCGTACAACGATGTGATCAACTTGAACAATGCCAGGATCCAATCGTCCACGAGAGGGTACATTCACAAGGAGAACGTCGCCAGTAACTACAAGattgcaaaaaaaattggcaAGGGCCAATTTGGGGTCGTATACAAAGCTCACGATCTGCGGAAAGGCGGCGTCGTGGCgctcaaaaaaatgaacaaGCGAGGTAATGAGATGTCTATGTTTGGGATGAACCAGATCTTGCGCCAGATAGAGTTTTGGAACTCGTTGCAATGGTTTGGCCCCCTTGTCGGAGACGAAGTCACAATGCTTatcaacttgttcaagataCGATGGGAGATATTTATTATGTCGAAGTTGATCAAGAACCGCTATTTTATTCAATTTATTGAGTGCATTGACCAACCCGAGACCCCTGACGTTTGGATGGTCTTGGAATGGTGCAACTTGGGCGAGTTGCAAtggaaaagagaaaaagcAAACTCACTACTACCGCAATGGGTGCAATTCCTTCCCCATGTTACTAGCGTGCAAGAGGTCACAATTGCATGCATCGAAGATTTATCAAAGGCGTTAAAGTttttaaagaaaaatggtATCGTCCATAGAGATGTCAAACCTTCCAATATTTTACTGGATGGCAACACTCAAACTTTCAAACTGACTGATTTCGGATGCAGTGTTCTAAGCCCGACAATGGCGGAGTTCGATGTCGCTGCTGTATCTTCAGAGTTTATACAGGATGCCTTCCATCGCGAGTTGTATAAAATTGTAGGGACACCTGCGTTTATCCCACCAGAGCTGTGCAATTTCACTAATGGGAATAAGAATGGCGAGGAGGCCATTGATGGATTCAAAATTGATATATGGGCTCTTGGTGTGACTTTATATTGCCTTCTGTTCAATGAAGTGCCGTTTTTTGGGGAGAACGAGTTTAGCACATACAACAAAATCGTCACCGAATCACTATTGGATAGGCTGGACGGATCGTCGCTTACCGATCTCGTCGTAAGGAGGTTACTGGATAAAGATCCTAACACTCGAATCGATATAGAAGAATTACTCCCGCAAGTGGAGATCGCGCGGAAATCTGTCTCTAAGACACTCAAGGGACGCGGTAGGAATAAAAATGGATctctcaaaaaaatgtgGAAGAAAGTTTGGAAGGGGAAGAGTAGCAATCCCACCTCGGCTCCGAAAAATACGATTTCTACTGCAAATGAGGATATAACAATAGTCGAATCTTTTGATTCTCTACCGTCAGTGCGATCGTCctcttttgaaggagacCTGGAAGATGAACCGACGCAAATTGTCAACCTTATTAAATTCGACTCTCACGAGCTGCATCATAGGCACAGGGAGGACCAGGAACATCAAATTGTAAATGATGATAGGTCAAGAGCACTGGATCGGAGGACTACTTATGTATCGGATAATTCAATTGACGTCCCCACACCAATAAAGAAATTGATAAGAATTAAGGGCACACCTGAGAAGAGCGAGGGGTATACGGACCATGCATCAGCTACTCCCACAAAGAAGAACCATAATCAAACTTGTTTACCGGAATCTAGGAATATCATCGATTTCAAGCATTTCACTGATACAAATGTTGGCCAATCTTCAGATAGCTTCAAGGACTATCTGCATTTTGTTGACGAAATATAA
- the KNAG0H00540 gene encoding uncharacterized protein, whose product MPEHQRCPYSATVPGCCCGSPEKHPQRAAGPCIPIGQTSPPRGGGHRPTDAARSGVFPKGKAAGICPEGGAALFRPASFAVLGYRPHAFRGALEDSWKVGNSGLRLVLLRCGRLSLLVRGSVSPGAAAGGGKPARVCQLLRIYIRAGDRPEDRSCLAFLLYLLCLLCWLDLQYQLQELVDLGSAKVQERESFVRFVFSAYLASIAQC is encoded by the coding sequence ATGCCAGAGCACCAGCGCTGCCCCTATTCCGCTACCGTTCCGggctgttgctgtggcAGCCCAGAGAAACACCCGCAGCGCGCCGCGGGACCGTGCATTCCGATTGGCCAGACAAGTCCGCCCCGGGGTGGAGGCCACAGGCCCACAGACGCTGCGCGCAGCGGCGTgttcccaaaggggaaggCAGCTGGAATCTGCCCAGAGGGTGGGGCCGCTCTGTTCCGACCCGCCTCTTTTGCCGTTTTGGGATACCGCCCGCATGCCTTCCGTGGGGCCCTCGAGGACTCGTGGAAGGTAGGCAACTCTGGGTTGCGGTTGGTGCTACTGCGCTGCGGGAGGCTGTCTTTGCTTGTGCGTGGTAGTGTGTCCCCCGGTGCAGCAGCTGGTGGCGGGAAGCCTGCCCGCGTGTGCCAACTGTtaagaatatatatacgtgcAGGAGACCGGCCGGAGGACCGAAGTTGTCTCGCTTTCTTGCTTTACTTGCTTTGCTTGCTTTGCTGGTTGGATCTTCAGTACCAACTGCAGGAATTGGTAGATTTGGGCAGTGCGAAGGTACAAGAACGAGAGTCGTTTGTACGGTTCGTTTTTTCAGCTTATTTAGCATCCATTGCTCAGTGTTAG